The following proteins are encoded in a genomic region of Gossypium hirsutum isolate 1008001.06 chromosome D05, Gossypium_hirsutum_v2.1, whole genome shotgun sequence:
- the LOC107904908 gene encoding receptor protein-tyrosine kinase CEPR2, producing the protein MAEHPLFFSLRSLSLVSILFLVVFPPSLSLTIETQALLDFKNMLKDPLNVLDSWKESESPCEFFGVSCDPVSGNVTEISLANKSLSGEISPSISTLGNLKTIYLPQNLISGKLPPQLNHCSNLRVLNLSWNGMIGNIPDLSGLQNLKVLDLSVNSLSGRFPSWVGNLTGLVYLGLASNHYDEGEIPESIGNLKSLTWLFLARSNLRGQIPESIFELNALQTLDISRNKISGDFPSSISKLKNLTKIELFFNNFTGELPPGIADLSLLREIDISSNQMHGRLPEKMGNLKNLVVFQCYNNNFSGEIPAGFGDMRNLIGFSVYRNNFSGLFPANFGRFSPLDSIDISENQFSGEFPRFLCENRKLRLLLALDNNFSGEFPDSYVDCKSLERLRINKNHLSGKILDGVWALPHATMIDFGDNDFEGEISPMIVFSISLNQLVLKNNRFSGNVPSVLGKLANLERLLLNNNSFSGNLPAEIGALKQLSSLHLEQNSLTGLIPGEISDCFRLVDLNLADNDFSGNIPSTVSLMSSLNSLNLSGNQLTGPIPKNLENLRLSSIDLSRNQLSGNVPSDLLTIGGDEAFVGNGLCIDQYSKTLVKYTLLNVCKEGQGKKRVLGGKLVVFIIMAVALLLVLAGLLLVSCKNFKLGESDVENGLEGEKGVNSKWKLASFHHMDIDPDEICDLEEENLIGSGGTGRVYRLDLKEKGNVVAVKQLWKGNGMKVLAAEMDILGQIRHRNILKLYACLMKGGLNYLVFEYMSNGNLFQALRSENKGGKPELNWYQRYKIALGAAKGISYLHHDCSPPIIHRDIKSCNILLDDDYEPKIADFGVAKIAEKSLEGSEYSSFAGTHGYIAPELAYTLKVTEKSDVYSFGVVLLELVTGKASIEEEYGEGKDIVYWVLTHLGDGENVVKVLDDRVDVETVQDDMIKVLKIGILCAAKLPNLRPTMREVVNMLMDAEPCTAISADIKSDKPGNSFL; encoded by the exons ATGGCTGAACACCCACTTTTCTTCTCCCTTCGATCTCTTTCCCTTGTTTCAATCTTGTTTTTAGTTGTTTTCCCGCCTTCTTTGTCACTCACCATTGAAACCCAAGCTCTTCTCGACTTCAAAAACATGCTGAAAGACCCTTTGAACGTGTTGGATTCCTGGAAAGAATCGGAATCTCCATGCGAATTCTTCGGAGTTAGCTGCGATCCAGTTTCAGGCAATGTGACCGAGATTTCACTTGCGAACAAATCCCTGTCTGGCGAAATTTCACCTTCCATTTCAACACTTGGAAATCTTAAAACCATTTATTTGCCTCAAAATTTAATTTCTGGGAAACTTCCTCCTCAGCTAAACCATTGTTCCAATCTCAGGGTTTTGAATCTTTCCTGGAATGGAATGATTGGAAACATACCGGATCTTTCTGGGCTTCAAAACTTGAAGGTTCTTGATTTATCGGTTAACTCCCTTTCAGGCAGGTTCCCAAGTTGGGTCGGGAACTTAACAGGTCTGGTTTATCTTGGTTTAGCCAGTAACCATTACGATGAAGGTGAAATTCCAGAGAGTATTGGGAACTTGAAGAGCTTGACTTGGCTATTTCTTGCTAGGTCCAATCTTAGAGGACAGATTCCAGAGTCCATTTTTGAGTTGAATGCTTTACAGACGTTGGATATTTCAAGGAACAAGATATCTGGGGATTTTCCGAGTTCGATTTCCAAATTGAAGAACCTTACCAAGATTGAGTTATTTTTCAACAACTTTACTGGCGAGTTGCCACCAGGGATTGCTGATCTTTCTCTGTTGCGGGAAATTGACATCTCGTCGAATCAGATGCACGGGAGATTGCCGGAAAAGATGGGAAATCTGAAGAATTTGGTGGTCTTTCAATGTTATAATAACAACTTTTCTGGAGAAATCCCTGCAGGTTTTGGTGATATGCGTAATCTTATAGGCTTCTCTGTTTATAGAAACAATTTTTCCGGGTTATTTCCTGCAAATTTTGGTCGATTCTCACCGCTGGACAGCATTGACATATCGGAGAATCAATTTTCAGGTGAATTTCCCAGGTTCTTGTGTGAAAACAGGAAACTAAGGCTGTTATTGGCTCTTGACAACAACTTTTCAGGAGAGTTTCCTGATTCGTATGTCGATTGCAAATCACTGGAAAGGTTGAGGATCAATAAGAATCATCTTTCTGGGAAAATTCTTGATGGAGTTTGGGCACTTCCACATGCAACCATGATTGATTTTGGTGATAATGACTTTGAGGGAGAGATATCCCCCATGATTGTATTTTCCATTAGCTTAAATCAGTTGGTTTTGAAGAACAATAGGTTTTCAGGTAATGTCCCATCAGTACTTGGCAAGTTGGCAAACCTAGAGAGGCTTCTTTTGAATAATAATAGCTTTTCTGGCAATCTACCTGCTGAAATTGGTGCTTTGAAGCAGTTATCTTCCTTGCATCTTGAGCAAAATTCACTGACTGGATTGATACCGGGGGAAATAAGCGACTGTTTTAGGCTGGTGGACTTGAATCTTGCTGATAATGATTTCAGTGGTAATATCCCATCAACAGTTTCATTGATGAGCTCTTTGAATTCTTTGAATCTTTCTGGAAACCAACTTACAGGTCCAATTCCAAAGAATCTAGAAAATTTGAGGCTAAGTTCCATTGATTTATCTCGGAACCAGTTGTCTGGAAATGTTCCTTCTGATCTTTTGACTATAGGTGGAGACGAAGCATTTGTCGGGAATGGACTTTGCATTGACCAATATTCGAAAACGCTTGTGAAGTATACTTTGTTGAACGTCTGCAAGGAAGGGCAAGGGAAAAAGAGGGTGTTGGGGGGTAAATTGGTTGTTTTCATTATCATGGCAGTAGCTTTGCTGCTTGTTTTAGCTGGCCTGCTGCTTGTGAGTTGCAAGAACTTCAAGCTTGGTGAATCTGATGTCGAAAACGGTTTGGAAGGTGAGAAGGGAGTGAATTCAAAATGGAAACTTGCATCTTTTCACCACATGGATATTGATCCAGATGAAATATGTGACCTGGAGGAAGAAAATCTGATCGGGAGTGGTGGTACTGGACGAGTTTATCGGCTGGATTTGAAGGAAAAGGGTAATGTGGTAGCTGTAAAACAACTATGGAAGGGGAATGGAATGAAGGTTTTGGCAGCAGAAATGGACATTTTGGGGCAAATCAGGCATAGAAACATACTTAAACTCTATGCTTGCTTAATGAAAGGAGGATTGAACTATTTGGTATTCGAATACATGTCGAACGGGAATCTGTTTCAAGCACTTAGAAGTGAGAACAAAGGTGGAAAGCCAGAATTGAACTGGTACCAAAGATATAAAATTGCGTTAGGAGCTGCTAAAGGAATCTCTTATCTGCATCATGATTGTTCCCCTCCTATCATTCATAGGGATATAAAATCATGCAACATTTTACTTGACGACGACTATGAGCCAAAAATTGCTGATTTTGGTGTTGCAAAGATTGCTGAAAAATCTCTCGAGGGATCTGAGTACAGCAGTTTTGCTGGCACCCATGGTTATATTGCTCCTG AGCTCGCATATACTCTAAAAGTCACAGAAAAGAGTGATGTGTATAGTTTTGGAGTGGTACTATTAGAATTAGTTACTGGTAAAGCATCAATTGAAGAGGAGTATGGCGAAGGGAAAGATATAGTTTATTGGGTTTTAACTCATCTCGGTGATGGTGAAAATGTCGTCAAGGTTCTAGACGATCGGGTGGACGTTGAAACTGTTCAAGATGACATGATTAAGGTGTTGAAGATTGGCATCCTCTGCGCGGCCAAGCTTCCCAATTTGCGCCCTACAATGAGGGAAGTGGTTAATATGCTCATGGATGCTGAACCTTGCACTGCCATTTCTGCAGATATCAAATCAGACAAACCTGGTAACAGTTTTCTCTAg